The Plasmodium vivax chromosome 12, whole genome shotgun sequence genomic interval CGCTAAGAACTACCTTGCTACATACATTTCGTGTTCGGCTTGTGCCATTGCAAGCGCAATTCACAAGGTGGCGTTACATGTACTCGTGTTTAACCGCGTGAATGTACATGCGCCTTTACATTTGCTCCTCCCCATTGCTGGGTGTACTCTGTTCGGAGGGCAACCGCGTTCACCCAATTTTAAGACCCGATTCTTCGCCCCCCGGTTGACCCCCCCAAAAGTAGCAGTTAAAATAACACAGCAGATCCCCCTTCGTCATGTGTAAAGTGCTAATTATTGACAGACCGCTCACAACAAAATCTACGGGTCGCCTAAAGTTTGCAACTCCCATTTAACCCCCGTTTACCCCTCCGAGGAGCAGCACGTAAGGAGGATGGACTCGGAGGAAACGATCAACCAAGCTGTTAAATTCGCCAAAGATGCGGTCATAGaggatgaaaagaaaaactacAAAGCTGCCCTGAACTTGTACATACAAAGTTTgcaatattttaatttcttctgTAAGTATGAAAAGAATTCAAACATCAGggatttaattttaaaaaaaatggaaatctACATGACGAGGGCGGAGAATTTGAAGgaaataattaacaaaaaggaaactaTGGAGACAAAGGAAAAGgtaggagggggaggaggaagcacAGAAGAAAgtaaagaaaatatgaaaaaacaaataaaagagTTTATTCTAAATaaagacaaaaatgtgaaatggTCAGATGTTTGCGGATTAGAAACAGCAAAGGAGATACTAAAAGAAGcaattattttccccttgaAATTCCCAAAGCTGTTTAACTCTTCTGCTTTGCCATATAAGGGTATCCTCCTATATGGACCCCCAGGGACTGGGAAGACCTTCCTAGCGTTAGCTTGCTCCAATGAATGCAACATGAATTTTTTCAACGTCTCATCATCCGACTTGGTAAGCAAATACCAAGgagaaagtgaaaaatatattaaatgccTATTTGAAACTGCCAAGGAACATGCACCtgctataatttttattgacGAAATTGATTCCTTGTGTGGGTCCAGAACAGACGGAGAGAATGAATCAACTAGGCGGATAAAAAcagaatttttaataaacatgAGCGgattaaataattacaaaaataatatcatcGTCATGGGGGCGACCAACACCCCGTGGTCCCTAGACAGTGGCTTCAGGCGCAGGTTCGAAAAGAGAATATACATTCCCCTCCCAAATGTGTACGCCCGGATGAAGATATTTGAGAAGTACATAAATgggggtggaagcggaggaagcggcggaggcACTGCTGGTGGCGGCGGAAGCGGCAGCCCAAGCAACATAGGAAAAGAAGACATAAAATACTTCGCAGCTGTGACGGAAAATTACACAGGCGCCGATATCGACATTATATGCAGAGATGCGGTTTACATGCCGGTGAAGAAATGCCTCCTCTCCAAGTTTTTTAAGCAAGTAAAGAGGAATGGCCAAATTTTCTACACTCCCTGCTCCCCTGGAGATCCAGACGCGACCAAAGTTGAAAAGAACGTAATGAGTTTAAATGAAAACGAATTGCTGTTGCCGCCGCTATCCGTGCAGGATTTCAAAACAGCCATATCTAACGCGAAGCCGTCGCTGTCTGTCGACGATTTGAAGAAGTATGAGGAGTGGACCCAGCAGTATGGAATGAATGGCACGTGAGcagtgtgaaaaaaaacacctgataagtgagcatttttttttgtgacatAGTAACAAAACGTTACGCACGAATGGGCGcattgaaaaaatggaatttttttttttcagcagcGTCACCCCTTCGTGGCGGtgcgtttctttttcgtgTCCCAAGGTGGGAAAGATAATGAGCCATTATGGCAACACCCCACGTgtgtttattcatttatgtatTCATTTGGTAGCTTCAtgatattctttttattcgGAGGAGGCTGTGGGGATTAAACACTTTTCATGACCATCGGTCAATGCTTTCGTGTGACCATCGGTTAATGCTTTCGTGTGACCATCGGTTAAtgccttttttgggggcccCAATGTGGCAAGTGAAAATGTCCCACTTGGGCAGCTTTCCGCGTTgcacacgggggggggaataaatatttcgcttttttttttttttttcggttaACGCATGGTCAGAATGATCATATGGTGGGGAGTGTCTATCGgcacaacaaaaaaaaaaggcaccatGTGGAGCCACATAGGAGTGGTCCCCACTGCTAACAAAAGTGGGGTGGAAACTGCAAAGGGGCCAACTACTACACCGTTTAGGCCActgttcacaaaaaaatatagacaaAAGTGTGGGGAAGCGTATCACCCATGAGAGGCGCACACACAAACAATTATGCAATCGACGCGGAAAAGAAATTTGACGTCATGCAAAATACTCACTGGAGGGGTGAAGGCCTAACTCATATGCTTCTCCTCAAATCAGACAGCTCCTTCCTCAGGAAAACTAAATTGTTCAAACATTCGCATGACATGTAATGGTCATATATACTGGAGGTGTCCTCCCCGTcgcagattttttttccataaattttttggcaGATTTTCTCCGAAAAAGGCGTTATGCTTTTCCGCTTGTAGTGGAGAATATGCTCATAACAGTACTCGCAAAGTTTCCTATTGAATTCTTCACTGGATAAGATAAAATTGGCATTTTcactttgttcattttttgcgttGGTACCATTTTGCCTATTCGCacttccctccctttttttatacaaaaaatgggtGCCATTCATATTCAAAATGTAGTTGACGATGTGGTGCAGGTGGGGAAATATGCTCATCAAAATGTTCATCATGacgtaatttttacaatacaGCGTTAGCGCTAAAGCATGAATAGGCAATtttaacaataaaaaaagtcTTAATAAAAACCAGATgatgtcatttttgtgaatgcAGCAAGTTTcaataaatgaaatttttttttttttttttttctgcccaaCATTTTTATCCTCCCCGCACTTTGCTTTCCCCTTAAGATCCACAATGGTGGAACaaatataattgtaaattcttttcttaattttatattttaagaacCTCTTGGGATATTCCGTATTCTTCACATTACACACACGAAAGAAAtagtataaatattttaacgtGTTGTAAATAggtatgtatttataaacaGAAGGGGCAAAATGCGTTTCCAGAAAATTGTAATTTGTGAgtttattgtatatattgtatgaatataaattttcgcgatacttgtttttttcattttgtatttccGTCTTGGACACGTTGCGCGTGTATTCTTCGCTCACGCTTGAGGTGTCCTTCCTTTTGAGGTCCCCCTTCTTCGCCCTCCAGAAGTTTGTGTTAAAATGGCTCTTAAACGATTTATATATGTCGATGAGAAAGCACTTCTGTGGCCCCTGCTGCGAAAAGGACTTATTAATAActtggttttctttttccactttgtcAAAAATTGCTCCCAGCATTTTCATGTGGTTCATGTGTTTTGTGAACTCTTGGTAGTTCTCTTTGAAAGTGCTCGACATGTTTTGCGGTGGAGAGGCGTTACCGATACCGTTACCGCGACTGACGTCGTCGCCCTGGAGTTTCTCCCCACTGGGGTGATCCGCCTCACGACGGTCTTCATTACTACCGCTGGGGGGGGTCCTTTTAGAGccatttcgcttcttccctttgctatttttacaatCCCCCTTATTGTCCTTTCCCCTGGGATGGTTTTCCGCGTGGGTGTGCTGCGCGGCTCCCGTCTTCTCTTCCCACATGGTGCCACCCATATGGGCTGACTCACTACCATGGGGCACCGTTCCTGAGTTGTcaaaattcacaaaatggaattcCCAATCGGTGTAGCCCTGCTGAGAGACGTCAACAGGGCAGATTCCCCAAAACACGTTCTGAAACAAACTCGATTTGAAAAAGTACGAATgtgagaaaaaggagagaacgTCCACCTTTAGGCCCGTCACAAAGTAGTACAGTTCGAACCACAGCATGTTGTAAATGTAGTAGCACACGATGTTCTGCACCAGCAGGATAAACCTGATGTAGATGTTTTTCACTTCTGCGAGGTCCACACTTTGTTCGTCTTCTAAAGGTGATGAGCGGAGTCCCCTCTGATTGGAGGGGCATCCCAAAACGGAGAAATTACACGTGTGTAGCTTGGCGAACGAATCGATATTGTTTAACAAAAAGGCTATCACATCCTGGTTGTAAAAAAACTCGCAgacaattttgttcatttggaATTTCTTGAAAGTGAAGGTTTTGATTTTCAGGGAGAGTTTATTTCTTCTCTCTGTGTGTAGTGGCTCTTCATCCAGTACGTAATGATTGTTCTGGTTTGGGCTACCTCTCTCTGCGGCGCGGCTTCTCCTGCTCAGCATGGCGTCAGCGGTGTGGGCACTTCCTAGCAGGAATTGAAAGAGACTCACCCCATCTGCCTTCCCCAATTTGGGGTTGTTAAAAGCGTTTGCGCATGAAAGGAGAAAGAGGAAGTTATCACGGTTGGGCTGGTTGGTCTGGTTTGCCCTGTTCGCCCTGTTTGCCCTGTTTGCCCCATCCGCATGGTCGTCACAACTGCCGTGCATCCCTGCTAAGGCGCTCTCCatgattttcctttttgtcgTTTCCCCCAGCCCGAAATAGTTGCAATGCAATGAGTAGTCTCTCCCCTTATTTTCAAAGAGGGTATAAAACAGGATGGACATGAAGTTGATCAGACCCTCCGCATACTTAATATCATTTCTGAGACTCATACAGAGAAAGTACATGCAATAAAATTTCCGAACGTCGTATATGCCCAGATAGTTCTGTACATTAATGATGAATAGGGAGCAGACGTTGTACCTCTGGTTGGGCAGGCAAAGCTGCATGAAATCGTGGGGCATATAATTGCCGAGGGCATATATCAGGATGGCACTCACGTAGGGATCCATTTTCCTTATAATGTTGATAACTACCTCTGCCATGtgaaatttgcaaaattttcgCAACATTTTTAGGAGAACCATGAGGTGGAAGACGTGCCTCCTCTTCAGCACGCACAGCAGGTATAGGCCAGCGTAGTACACGTTGCAGTTTATTTTGTACGCGTAATCGGTGTGCACGTCGAACGGGGGAACTCGCCCGCCCGTCGCGCGGTTGCTCAGTTGGTGGGCAGCATCGTTGGCAGCAATGTTGGAAGCAACGTTGGAAGCTACTTTGGAAGCAATTTTGGAAGCAATTTTGGTCGCTCCGTTTGACACTCCTATGGACGCTTCCCCTGCCGCTTccgccccccccttcagCCTCAACAAATGCAGAACCGCGCAGTAAACGCGCTCATCTTTCACACCCTCCTTGAGAAGGCCAATTTTGGGCGCGTCGCTGGGGGACACACTTGTGCCCATCTCCTTCAGAAACGAAAtgaatttttcctttaattttttgttcgaTTTGTCTACCcctccgttttgcttctctcCATCTTTCCGCTTtgtcccccccgctgctttCCTATTTTCTCCCAAAGGCGGTTCTTCACCCGGATGGGCATCGTTCACACCAAACACTCGACGAAACAGAGCCTCCTCTAACCTGCTGGTGGAGCTCCTCTCTCTGTACCGCTTCGACAAAAAGAGGGTGTATAAAACCGCAGAGGATATATTCAAAATGGCATCGTCTCTTCCCTTTCTAGTAAACATGTCATAGTAAGGAGAATTACTCAGCCTGATGACGTagttgtaaataattttatatgccGCAACGTAGAGGTCATTCAGCTTGTTAAGCGATTTATACAAAACGATGTCCAAAATGTTGGTAGCGAAGATGTGCCAAGTGACGTATTTCGTTACAATGTTAATGATGATTCCgccaagttttttttttctccattttgaatcATACACAGGTTGGTACTTCCCACTTTTGTAGGAGTATGCGTCACTGTACAgtttgaaatatttaaataaaattgtgtTAATGTAGCTGTTTATTTTGAAGCTTATTACGTCGTAAGAAGCGGGGGGTGGAAACGAATTGGCATGATTTGTGTTCCGCTTGtttgttgcaatttttttcgacTTCTCTGGTTCAGTCGTCCCTGGTGTGTTTGTCTTTCCAGACGTgtttctctcccccttgaGAGGTaacgcctttttcttttcccccttccatATTTGGCTGCACACGATGTGTATGCACAATCCCATGTGGTGCACCGTGTGATGCAAATGGGCGTTGTAATCATCTGCAAAGCGGGATAGCCCTACATGCCGGTAAATCACTAGCGGGCAATTGACATACCTCTGGCTGCCAAACAGGGCGACACACTTTAATGCGTTTAGGAGGCAAAACTGGTCGGGGCACTCGCTCACACTTATTACGCTCATCCTGTTGTTGCTGCTCAGGTAGACGTAGCAAGATTTCTCCCTATTCTCGAGCTCTTCCAGAATGGAATAGAAGCTGTATTTCAGCACCGTCCTGTTTAGCTTACTTGCAATTTTGTTTCCACGGTGTGTTATATGAGGAATTGCTGAAAGGATGAAATTTTCCAGCAAGGTGTTATGCCCCTTCCATGTGGAGCGGCCTTCAAACGTTTTGCCAGCTTTTCCCAAGTGAGCGTCCCTCTCCTCATactgttcgttcgtttggtTTCTACGCAAAGTAGGCCTATCACTTAAAGGGGCACTATTTGTAATGTGCCTAAAATTGCTGAGGTGGAGAAGCGCTTCCTCTTTGGATCCTTCCCATCGGTTCAAGTCTACAcgattcaatttttttttcaatcgaACCAgacttttataattttctgaGTGTTTATTTAGCTTGTCTTTGAAAATGCTCTCAAATAATTTGCTCTTTTCGTTTGGCTTGCTCCCCTCCGATGGGCCCAGCGTGAAGAAGTCAAGGGAGGGTGCCTCAACTGGACACTCGCTCGGTTGGCAATTTTTCAATTCCTCAAAATGGTTGGCACTTCCCGCAGATGGTGCCGCTGCCCCGTTTAATGATCCCATCATTGGGGCATGTTCCTCATTTTGCGTCCCCTTGTCTGCATGTGTTTCCCCCTCACCATTCACCGTTCCCCCCTTCGCACTTGCAGAGAGTCCGTTTGTAAATTTGCCACGCGTCTGCTTGTATGCCCTATTAATGCCATACAACGCATAAACGACGTAGTAGTACAGCAAATAGGTGTAATAACTTGGGGGGGgccacatatattttatcggGGCCGGCAGGGCGTAGTAATGCGCGCCATTCGAGTAATTCTGCCCCCTCACAACTTCCAGATAGTCTACCCTCGTGCTGAAGGTGCGCGTAAATTCAAAATCGTAGCAATTGTTCCTGTCTACATAAATATGCAGAAAGTGAAGCGAATTGTCATAATTAAGAAACACGTAGTGGAAGATGTCGAAGAGAGCGTAGAAGCAACTTGGCTCGATAAATCGGTTGTCCCTATTTAgaggcaaaataaaaacgttttctgattttagaaaatattccTGCTTATCTGCATCTTTGCTTTTTACTTTACTAATTTTAAAGCAgaataaattgtaaaatgcGTCCAGCACTATTAAAAATCTTTCGCTGATTAGGTGGTTCATTTTGGGTGTATTCACTGAAGTGGCCTCGTTGGGCTGTTTGTTCGTCTCCCCTCTTCTCTCCccgtcttcctcttcaagtAGGCCCCTTTTGTCGTAGTAAACATGGGTCAATATAGGCCTATAGAGCAGCTTTATAGACAACGTGTAGTTGCTAAACCGCAAAgcattatttatgttataaaGGTATATCACATAATAGAagttatttttgcttatcaTTTCTTCATACCAGCGTGTCAGTTGCGTTACGTACtgttgttcgtttttttttctttcatttgtttttactttGGCACCGTAAGTGTCATCATACGGGGGGACTCCATAATGGGAGCTATCTCctttgatgtttttttttttaaaattacttgctcctccttcacaCACACTTGCATCACTCTGTAGGGAAGTGCTACTTTCGTATGAAAAGCTGCTCTCCCCGTTTTGGTCTTCACTATTGCGGCGCTTTTTCCCCAAGCTAGCATCCTTCTTTCCATCTTCCGCGTTGCCAAAAATTACGCTCGATTGTGCGAAAGCTTCCAATTTGCTTTGCAACTCGCTGTAGTAGTTATGTGTAAGGTGCGTTTTCTCATCAATGTGCGGTTCTGCAGCGTGGGGTGGGTTTTGATCACCACTTGGCCCCTTTTCACCATCTTTAGGGGGAACTTCTCCCGGGGTTGTCTCCTCCCCTGTGCGCTCTTCCATCAGATAAGCCCCTaaaaacacattttcatCCTCCTTCAGGAAGAAATTATTGTAAAACACGGAGAACGGCTTCGTATATATGTTCCCCTTGTTGGTGTTAAAATACTCCTCAAAGTATTTGTAGTACATGTCCGATTCGTTATGGTTAAAGTTGAAGAGATAGTTGAGCAGCTTCCATTCCTCCACAGTGCGATGGTCTCTGTTCGCTTTGGAGATCTCCGTTTTTTCGCGGACGTCTTTGCCCCTCGGGGGGCCTTCGAGCGGTGGGGCTGGCTGCGCGTTCGATTTGGACGATTTGGACGATCTGGACGACCCGTCTGATTCGAGCGACTCGAACGATTCGCTCTCTCcgtctgcttctccctctccgtTTGATTCATCCTCCCCGTTTGATTCATCCTCCCCGTTTGCTCC includes:
- a CDS encoding ATPase, putative (encoded by transcript PVX_117590A); translated protein: MDSEETINQAVKFAKDAVIEDEKKNYKAALNLYIQSLQYFNFFCKYEKNSNIRDLILKKMEIYMTRAENLKEIINKKETMETKEKVGGGGGSTEESKENMKKQIKEFILNKDKNVKWSDVCGLETAKEILKEAIIFPLKFPKLFNSSALPYKGILLYGPPGTGKTFLALACSNECNMNFFNVSSSDLVSKYQGESEKYIKCLFETAKEHAPAIIFIDEIDSLCGSRTDGENESTRRIKTEFLINMSGLNNYKNNIIVMGATNTPWSLDSGFRRRFEKRIYIPLPNVYARMKIFENGSPSNIGKEDIKYFAAVTENYTGADIDIICRDAVYMPVKKCLLSKFFKQVKRNGQIFYTPCSPGDPDATKVEKNVMSLNENELLLPPLSVQDFKTAISNAKPSLSVDDLKKYEEWTQQYGMNGT
- a CDS encoding hypothetical protein, conserved (encoded by transcript PVX_117595A), whose product is MLCLDKEDEIKFCKKVYAPRNKQEGSKRPTRGGGADEREHLRNEQNGPSDPTYPSDRSGPNGPNNAALGGNAPSNSADETFTDEVIYINTSFCNSFVFIITKICFYVFDNYDFSFVSLYALKSDHVGTYGHHSKVVLSPIDNTIYIVSTNLKYVYTYNVANKNDVVMLDYEKNAHSINILEYSDDDSSENENEYYAYITYIKKKYRKKKIHKYVRIKLLTVLYLPIPSNCLMITKSNILFFSYNTDEIFISENVKSVLAASSRQARGAPRSSVIPNDGKNDAHKKKLLPNGNRGDSNDGVNKVVINTQIVSLRGIYFRRRARGGSRLARTTKEENNKMCRGNHARADSKHMLSHLQRISEKQKLEKKTGRVYYSSKKGWKVRARVGRFSALQHVEAYCDRLRRGLLPSRGGDTEKRRREKKRSNNDGSRSGVNRSGANRSGNGSASRTKRQPGWERCRPTYLHSANRENNLHKFIKSKKMGPTNKRMRRIAKEGIVKVEFSEHNDYVLLLSREGDFYIFSFFRHFFNVPKSESCYHSGRKVHAGHFNREKMSSREGQKMQKKKMQEGREQGSSPNHCRRDKCNRGDATHKEELTTPHNETHFSNNNVRKRKPKPVIGIYVGSSIIDVSMNIYRKMILVITQNLVVKAYGIYPYVCKHTFQKSIFTIDTFNAWSNSPHYYNFLLWNKQHNFFLISVNQNSYYIFNTNGTLYYSMKQDSSSPDGSSENVNHLEYNHQDGSPHRNDEDKGRDHSPPPGVASPDGVHPKGSAKKRSPICRNRLASHKKNSIKHTHVNISFVFNDFKLFHANGKDERHHYIKVKNFLYLNDIYSNSKTFHYNSNYYTNEKSQRVYIGLNNIVMFDANVNNFNLNNHEKNVVNIKEIITPFKYVKKCYSNFSNTYMLVIFKSICIYSFQKKAFSFFIDDYLKFFFHNYPAGWLFDDIFFVTCLHNKYDESNFRHFKRKDDLGAGRGGIFFRRAMTGEGSMSFELFSMDYGTAEVRTARSALGEADGEGEADGGEGANGEDESNGEDESNGEGEADGESESFESLESDGSSRSSKSSKSNAQPAPPLEGPPRGKDVREKTEISKANRDHRTVEEWKLLNYLFNFNHNESDMYYKYFEEYFNTNKGNIYTKPFSVFYNNFFLKEDENVFLGAYLMEERTGEETTPGEVPPKDGEKGPSGDQNPPHAAEPHIDEKTHLTHNYYSELQSKLEAFAQSSVIFGNAEDGKKDASLGKKRRNSEDQNGESSFSYESSTSLQSDASVCEGGASNFKKKNIKGDSSHYGVPPYDDTYGAKVKTNERKKNEQQYVTQLTRWYEEMISKNNFYYVIYLYNINNALRFSNYTLSIKLLYRPILTHVYYDKRGLLEEEDGERRGETNKQPNEATSVNTPKMNHLISERFLIVLDAFYNLFCFKISKVKSKDADKQEYFLKSENVFILPLNRDNRFIEPSCFYALFDIFHYVFLNYDNSLHFLHIYVDRNNCYDFEFTRTFSTRVDYLEVVRGQNYSNGAHYYALPAPIKYMWPPPSYYTYLLYYYVVYALYGINRAYKQTRGKFTNGLSASAKGGTVNGEGETHADKGTQNEEHAPMMGSLNGAAAPSAGSANHFEELKNCQPSECPVEAPSLDFFTLGPSEGSKPNEKSKLFESIFKDKLNKHSENYKSLVRLKKKLNRVDLNRWEGSKEEALLHLSNFRHITNSAPLSDRPTLRRNQTNEQYEERDAHLGKAGKTFEGRSTWKGHNTLLENFILSAIPHITHRGNKIASKLNRTVLKYSFYSILEELENREKSCYVYLSSNNRMSVISVSECPDQFCLLNALKCVALFGSQRYVNCPLVIYRHVGLSRFADDYNAHLHHTVHHMGLCIHIVCSQIWKGEKKKALPLKGERNTSGKTNTPGTTEPEKSKKIATNKRNTNHANSFPPPASYDVISFKINSYINTILFKYFKLYSDAYSYKSGKYQPVYDSKWRKKKLGGIIINIVTKYVTWHIFATNILDIVLYKSLNKLNDLYVAAYKIIYNYVIRLSNSPYYDMFTRKGRDDAILNISSAVLYTLFLSKRYRERSSTSRLEEALFRRVFGVNDAHPGEEPPLGENRKAAGGTKRKDGEKQNGGVDKSNKKLKEKFISFLKEMGTSVSPSDAPKIGLLKEGVKDERVYCAVLHLLRLKGGAEAAGEASIGVSNGATKIASKIASKVASNVASNIAANDAAHQLSNRATGGRVPPFDVHTDYAYKINCNVYYAGLYLLCVLKRRHVFHLMVLLKMLRKFCKFHMAEVVINIIRKMDPYVSAILIYALGNYMPHDFMQLCLPNQRYNVCSLFIINVQNYLGIYDVRKFYCMYFLCMSLRNDIKYAEGLINFMSILFYTLFENKGRDYSLHCNYFGLGETTKRKIMESALAGMHGSCDDHADGANRANRANRANQTNQPNRDNFLFLLSCANAFNNPKLGKADGVSLFQFLLGSAHTADAMLSRRSRAAERGSPNQNNHYVLDEEPLHTERRNKLSLKIKTFTFKKFQMNKIVCEFFYNQDVIAFLLNNIDSFAKLHTCNFSVLGCPSNQRGLRSSPLEDEQSVDLAEVKNIYIRFILLVQNIVCYYIYNMLWFELYYFVTGLKVDVLSFFSHSYFFKSSLFQNVFWGICPVDVSQQGYTDWEFHFVNFDNSGTVPHGSESAHMGGTMWEEKTGAAQHTHAENHPRGKDNKGDCKNSKGKKRNGSKRTPPSGSNEDRREADHPSGEKLQGDDVSRGNGIGNASPPQNMSSTFKENYQEFTKHMNHMKMLGAIFDKVEKENQVINKSFSQQGPQKCFLIDIYKSFKSHFNTNFWRAKKGDLKRKDTSSVSEEYTRNVSKTEIQNEKNKYRENLYSYNIYNKLTNYNFLETHFAPSVYKYIPIYNTLKYLYYFFRVCNVKNTEYPKRFLKYKIKKRIYNYICSTIVDLKGKAKCGEDKNVGQKKKKKKISFIETCCIHKNDIIWFLLRLFLLLKLPIHALALTLYCKNYVMMNILMSIFPHLHHIVNYILNMNGTHFLYKKREGSANRQNGTNAKNEQSENANFILSSEEFNRKLCEYCYEHILHYKRKSITPFSEKICQKIYGKKICDGEDTSSIYDHYMSCECLNNLVFLRKELSDLRRSI